A segment of the Trifolium pratense cultivar HEN17-A07 linkage group LG7, ARS_RC_1.1, whole genome shotgun sequence genome:
ccaaattttATTGGATTATGTATATGCTTTAAATTAAAGCAACAGTGACTATATTTGTATTTACTTACttcaaaaagtaaatatatttttaaagagCATTTTTTCTTGAAACTTCTAGCACAGAtcagttatttttttcttttacctaAAGTACGCGAATAGGggaatgttatatattttttcatgatTCAATGTAAAAAAAGTGTTTCTGTCGAATGGTTAACCTAAACTCAAGCTCTAATAAGTGTATATCATTTTTGAATGCCCTCAACACCCGTCGCTATCGTGGCTGCACAAGTGCTGTGACCAGATCTGTTTGATTAAAGATCCAAACCAGTGTTTTAACTGTTGTAGAGAATTCAAACTACTatcaaaagatttttttttttgctgagtTTGCTAATTTAAACCTGTTAGAGTTTAGTTGTTGACATCATCTTCTCTACAGAAACAATTCTAATATTGAAGATCAATTTGATATCTCTAATATGAGACCAATTGAATCGGCTAGGGCTGAACCAGTCAGATCGGCTGATGGCTGACCTGTTGGTTTTTATAATGTTGATAGTTCTCTGTTTAAGAATGAAATGAATGCTACTGTATTGTAAGTGTAGCTACTCTGTTTTTGAATGGACAAGTTATAGTATTATATTTAGGGCCGTttctatggtgcacaagtgagACAAGTCTTGCATCATACACAAGTTAGTTTCTACCATTAGATCAATAAATGTTGCCATTAGATCAAATGAGATACATGTGTTTGTATAAGACTATTTTACTTATGCACATTAGACAAAATCTATATTTAGAACAACAACCTTTTAAGATTCATTTCATTGAGTAGATTTTTTTCATACATTAATACATGAATATATCTACGGTAATAAATAATGGTTCActcacaaaaaaattattacccatttttttaacattGGTGAAGAATCCATAACAATAGGTTGGTTTGTAAGGCAGGACACAAATTCTTCtataattatacataaattttacacaaattttgTCGTAAACTTTCTGAGGTTGGTACTTGGTTGTGGTTTTCTTTGTAAGTATgtgttttttaactttttataatctatatttctttattaaaaaacatgaaatgatgaaaataaaataaaatttgaagttaaaaataacaatattttttaaatactaaataaaaatgtcaaattaacaatatatattCTCTTTGCCTAAAAAAACTGATAGGGATTAGTAATAATcaatagaaaatgaaaacaccattttctaaaaaaatatagaaatgatCCTATCAATTGCAATTTTCTCCATATTATCACTGGAAAAAGCATGAAAACAGGAGATCTCCAAATCCAATGGTAGTATGGTACCATCCCTTTGTCCCATGTAAGTTTCTCTTTTGCATGTATTCATCTCTTTCTTGGGAAACACGCCATCACCAGCATTGATTTTGATTTACATATCCATTTCcatcttttatttataaatcaatCAAATGTATCTCTAACTATATGTGCACGCTTGTTTGAGCGATCGAAAGAGATAACTAACTTGAACAAAATGAGGAAATCCGGAGGTAGAAGAAGAAAAGGTAAGGCTGGATCGCAACCGAATTCCCCATCGTCATCCAATACCACATTTGAACCTCTCCCTAGCCCAAAAACGCCCGAAAAAAGTTCACCTCTCGAGCCAAAGACGAAGCTGAAGCCCGATCCATCAAATGAATCCTATAACAAAAACAAGAACGAACATGTTACGATCGTGTCAAGGCAATTGAAGCTTGTTTACGATAATGACATAAGGCTAGCCCACACGCCGATGAATTGCAGCTTCAAAGTATTGAGAGAtacaataaagaaaatatttccATTGTTAAATTCATTTTTGATAAAGTACAAAGATAATGATGGTGATTTGGTGACTATAACCTCCACAGAAGAACTTAGATTCGCGGAATCTACTGTCGATAGAAACGATTCAATTGGAGTTTTGAAACTAAATATCATTGAAGTTAGCCCTGAAGACGAACCACCTTtattgaaagaagaagaaaaagacaacGAAAAACCAAAACGTGTAGATCGTGTTTTGGATGAAAAAGATGGCACTACTTCTGAAAGCAATAAAGTGGAAGAGATGGATGATTGGTTATATGAATTTGCGAGGTTATTTAATTCGCATGTCGGTACCAATGAATCTAGTGATTTGCGCGAGTTAGGGACAGAGTTTTGTTCAGAAGCACTTGAAGATATAGTGACTTGTGATGAAGCTCTAGATTTGTTTGAAAAAGCTGAATTTAAGTTTCAAGAGGTTGCAGCTTTGGCATTTTTCAATTGGGGAAATGTTCACATGTGTGCTGCTAGGAAGTTTGTTAGGTTagatgagaatgagaatgaggTTATGGTATTGAAAGAATCagaatttgattttgttaaGGAAAAGTACTATTTAGCGCGAGAAAAGTACGAACAAGCAGTTGTGATTAAACCTGATTTTTATGAGGGATTATTGGCTATTGGACAACAACAATTTGAATTGGCTAAGCTTCATTGGTCTTATGCAACGGCTAATAAGATCGATTTAGGTAAAGAGACACTTCGGCTTTTTGATGGTGCTGAGGAGAAGATGAGGGCTGCGAGCGATATGTGGGAGAGGTTGGAAGAAGAGAAACTTGACGAGCAAGGAAGTAGTGGGATGAGATCACAGATTCATCTTTTTTGGGGGAATATGTTGTTTGAAAGATCTCAAGTCGAGTTTAAACTCGGAATGAGTGATTGGAAGAGAAAATTGGATGCTTCTGTTGAGAGGTTTAAGAGTGCCGGAGCTTCTCAGGCTGATGTTTCGACGGTTTTGAACAAGCATTGCTCGAATGGAAATGCTGGGGATGGAGAAGTAAAGGGATCATCAAGAACACCAAATGTAATCAAAATGATGAAATAGAGAACAATGAAGTCCATGGACAAAGAATTTCCTTCTAAATTTCAGCTCAAAATGAAGTTATGATCTGGATTCTTTTCAAATAGTAATTGAAAATTTTGGATAGTTCTGTGTTTGTTTTCGCTTGAAATTTACACGAATTGTCGGTAATATAAGAAGAATATTTCTGAACATTATTTTTACAGTTGAATTCAACtttggaaaatatatatattataattataataattacagTTGAATTTACAATAATCAATTTTACATTAGCATCTGTTTGGTTTGGCATTTTGAGGCTCAACCGCACGTCCACTCCAGCTTTGGTTTTGCCGTGGTTTCTTAGGAACAACAAAGCCGAGCTTCTGTGTAGACGCGGGAAACTTCCGTGATTTTGGGCGAATGCACGTCTAATTGATGCAGAACCAAACATGTACTTAGTCTATGGTTCGTGTTCTCTTGTTTGATTATTTATTCTATCAAATATTGTTTGTGTCAGATGTCAGCTCGGTGGTAAGAGTTTAACTTTTTGTAACGTTAAGGAACCGAGGCCGAGTTTTGATGGGTTATGTTGAATTTATTTGTCTATGAGAGACATGGTTTTGTTGTTTTAGAAAGTGTGTTGTAGTATGCTGATAATGCTTTGTCAGGAATAATGCAACTGCAAAACATGCTATGCTACAGTTCGTAGTGGCTACTGAATCATTTTCTTATCTAAAAAGCTAAGTAAAAGCAAAAGTACAAAAGCAAAATGAGAAAGGATGATAACAAAAATGAATAAGGCCCCTGCACCCTAGATTGTTTCTCTGGTTGAGTGGAAAAGCATAGAGTATGATGAACTCTGATTAGTTTGTCTCAAAGTGCACAATTAGACATGAatgattgttgattttattatcaCTTTTACATTGATTGAAGCAGATAAGAAAAATCATCTTTTCCATGTTTTTGCTTATAGATATATTTCCTTAAGAGGAGAAACATTGTggttttttctcaattaatctTTGCTTGTCAAATAAGTACTCTTATGCTTGAGATATAGACTTTCCTGTTTATGGTATCATGGATGGACACCGACTCTTACTATGACTTTCATTTTGGTTAGAAACCGACCTTAGCTAGTCACTATGGCTTTCAGAAATTTTAGTATTGTTATTTTAGAGAGGGCAATCAGCGTGCAGACAAAGTTGCTTGTAACTGGTAATAGACCCGTGCTGTTGCACGGGTCGTATTGGCCTTTTAATAGAATGAGCTGATTTAGATGGATTCTACTTCGCTGTACCTTTTAGATTCTTTAAATTGTAATAGATTAGGATGTATTGATTTcagattttgttgatgttgatcTTTGTAAAGTATTctcttgttattttttttgttgtttcctcggtaattctttttatttgtcaGGTTTTATCCCATTagatttttttgacaaagttttTCACGAGACAAATGTTAAGTCTCGTTGATTATTCTGGCTCGAGTTTTAGTATAATCTCAACAAGTGTTTTTGTATCTTTTTATGTTACTAGAATGTTGCAAATCATAGGTAACAGAGAAAGTGCCGATATAATATGGATGTTTTGGTTTGTCATCTAATGTTTCTACGCTTTGTCATAAAAGTTTATTTGGTGCTGTTCTGCTATGTATTGTGTTATTTTATCCGATACTTATCTTTCAATAGATCAAACACACCAGTAATATTGCTACCTTAGTAAgtataaaaaaagaagagtttATCAACTAtcaaataatataactttttggtTATCGATATATGCTACATTTTAACAAAGACAAAATTTATCTTAATGAGAAAATCCTTATATATAGTAAATAAAGCTCAATCCAGAGAAGTACAATATCTTATCTTATCAGTAACCTGATTGTATTTTTAACTTTTCTGCTCACTTTCATCCAAGTTTTATGCACTATACATCTTTTGCTTGCCAGTGAGTGCTCTCAGATGTTGTCTTATCTCCTGCAGCTAAATAAAcatcaatttaattataaaaaaccgCAATTTCTGTATTGCATGTGTTAATGAGTTATGAGCCTAAGTGTGCATATTAATTAATGGTCCCTTAAACATTTGTGTTCAGGGGTTTGATTATTAACTCATGCTTATAACAAAATTTGGTTGAGGATAAAATCCATCTTATATGTCTCATAGATTTTTTGGCGCATATTAATTATCGTTAAAACGGTGAAATTTCATaccaatttgtaacaaaaaaaatattttttcaatttaatagAAATAACAAGGAATTTTGTGTTGATGTTATACATTAGCCGTTCATTATTCGACacatattatattaatattggTGAAGTGTGCTTGTGGTCACAATTAAGCATTTAAGCATATTATAACTAAGAGACATTGAAATTCTCCgtacaattttataaatatgagTGAATTTTAAAACTCTTATCATGAGAGGTTATCATGCAGAAATTTGGCACAAGtccaaataaattttgtttaggcacacacacaacaaaatttaaaaattaaagaaaaaattattaaagtgatattgattgatgtgactattttattttttttttaatttttttaatttatgtgagTGTGCCTAAAATTGTGCCTATATGCTTTGTGTCTATCTAAGAATGCCTCGGTTATCATGATAGGAGATCCTCTCATATTAATTTTTCCTGCAGCGTAATCATAAccgtttattttgtttttggcgCAACAATATGGATCTTACAATAATTAATTCAATGGTGGATAATAACACTGGACTCCCTCCGGTGCTATTTCCACGGGAGACAATCCCAATCTCTCTTATAATAGCTACTTACTGTACTTTAGGTGCAAACTATAAACTGATGTATAAATATTTCGAGAAAATTtgagttcaatttttaaatgaacttttttttttttgtcaaatttacttatttaatttcTTGACTTAAATCTAAATTATCAAACCCTTTTCATCTTCTCTTAAAACtagagttgaaaaaaaaaacgcaaactATATATTAATAACCGACCGACTTTTTTTAAACTCTAATTTTTAGGCGTAAATCAAATATcctttcactacaagaaaaatacGATTTATTGAGGGCCAAAAACCCTCTCAAAGTGTCCAAAACCACCAAAAAACATCAATTTATTGACAAGTTCCCCATAAGAGTTTTAATACTCTGCATATCCAAGTCAAAGATCGAACCAAAAACTTTAATTAAACTAGAAGAGACCCGCATCATATATTCTAAGTGTTTTTGGGTACTTTTTCTAAATTCTTTAATTTCCCTATCTA
Coding sequences within it:
- the LOC123899650 gene encoding protein CLMP1-like produces the protein MRKSGGRRRKGKAGSQPNSPSSSNTTFEPLPSPKTPEKSSPLEPKTKLKPDPSNESYNKNKNEHVTIVSRQLKLVYDNDIRLAHTPMNCSFKVLRDTIKKIFPLLNSFLIKYKDNDGDLVTITSTEELRFAESTVDRNDSIGVLKLNIIEVSPEDEPPLLKEEEKDNEKPKRVDRVLDEKDGTTSESNKVEEMDDWLYEFARLFNSHVGTNESSDLRELGTEFCSEALEDIVTCDEALDLFEKAEFKFQEVAALAFFNWGNVHMCAARKFVRLDENENEVMVLKESEFDFVKEKYYLAREKYEQAVVIKPDFYEGLLAIGQQQFELAKLHWSYATANKIDLGKETLRLFDGAEEKMRAASDMWERLEEEKLDEQGSSGMRSQIHLFWGNMLFERSQVEFKLGMSDWKRKLDASVERFKSAGASQADVSTVLNKHCSNGNAGDGEVKGSSRTPNVIKMMK